In one Herpetosiphonaceae bacterium genomic region, the following are encoded:
- a CDS encoding DUF2254 domain-containing protein, with product WWLHSGGPEDARNLLSTVFSSMITMATLVISITMVVLTLAASQLGPRLVRNFMGDLRTQLVFGIFLMTIIYCLLVLRTLNSELDISAVPHIAVTLGTALALINLFALLFFIHNLARSIVSDTVVRRVDRDLRNTISRLLPAEDDGQPPVERPTADDVLPADFDERAASLWLSGEGYVQAIEYERLVEIACRHKAVVRLDFRAGHFVIRGSHKADIYPGRLLGPDLATEIEGAILVGEDRTPVQDLEFSIRHLVEIAVRALSSGINDPFTAIAVIDRLGAALGELMRRELQPEVFCDEAGVVRVVGRASSFRGFVDVAFHQIRQAGATHPAVIIQMLSIIARLAVNVRLSSQRDALFDHAAIIAEAGRRGASEASDIADIEHSYQAAQMALK from the coding sequence TTTGGTGGCTCCACAGCGGCGGGCCGGAGGACGCCCGCAATTTGCTATCGACCGTCTTCTCCTCAATGATCACGATGGCGACGCTCGTCATATCGATCACCATGGTGGTGTTGACGCTCGCCGCCAGTCAACTCGGACCACGGCTGGTCCGCAACTTCATGGGCGATCTCCGCACACAGCTCGTGTTCGGCATCTTCCTGATGACCATCATTTATTGCCTGCTAGTGCTTCGCACCCTCAACAGCGAGCTCGACATTTCCGCGGTGCCGCACATTGCGGTCACGCTCGGGACCGCGCTCGCCCTCATCAACCTGTTCGCGCTGCTGTTTTTTATCCACAATTTGGCTCGGTCGATCGTTTCCGATACAGTGGTCCGGCGTGTCGACAGGGATCTCCGCAATACGATCTCACGCCTACTGCCGGCGGAGGACGACGGCCAACCGCCCGTCGAGCGGCCGACGGCGGATGACGTGCTGCCGGCCGACTTCGATGAACGTGCGGCCTCTTTGTGGCTGTCCGGCGAAGGCTATGTGCAGGCGATCGAGTATGAGCGGCTCGTGGAAATCGCCTGCCGGCACAAGGCGGTGGTCCGCCTAGACTTCCGTGCCGGTCATTTCGTCATTCGCGGATCGCACAAGGCCGATATCTATCCAGGGCGCCTGCTCGGGCCGGATTTGGCGACCGAGATCGAAGGCGCGATCCTGGTCGGCGAAGACCGCACGCCGGTCCAGGATCTGGAGTTCTCGATCCGCCACCTGGTCGAAATCGCCGTGCGCGCGCTTTCGTCGGGCATCAACGATCCCTTCACCGCCATTGCCGTTATCGATCGCTTGGGCGCTGCGCTCGGCGAACTGATGCGGCGGGAACTCCAGCCTGAGGTGTTTTGCGATGAGGCCGGCGTGGTGCGCGTGGTCGGCCGAGCGTCGAGCTTCCGTGGTTTCGTGGACGTCGCTTTCCACCAGATCCGGCAAGCCGGAGCCACCCACCCCGCGGTCATCATCCAGATGCTCAGCATCATTGCGCGGCTCGCGGTCAACGTCCGCCTGTCCAGCCAACGCGACGCTTTGTTCGATCACGCCGCCATCATCGCCGAAGCCGGCCGCCGCGGGGCGTCGGAAGCCTCCGACATCGCCGACATCGAGCACAGCTATCAGGCAGCTCAAATGGCGTTAAAGTAA